The following are encoded together in the Gordonia insulae genome:
- a CDS encoding molybdopterin oxidoreductase, which yields MSSTPRFLQGVYAFTGTGLTKPAPIDPSLSFVVPSGMTAQPLYFRGGNSSGELISVTLMRDGQPMRVFPMGARSSVNVPLRVVEDVDPDSTLELVLAAPEGTSGEVVIDFGMVVF from the coding sequence ATGTCCAGTACACCGCGATTTCTGCAAGGCGTCTACGCGTTCACCGGGACGGGGCTCACCAAACCCGCGCCGATCGACCCTTCGCTGTCCTTCGTGGTGCCATCGGGGATGACCGCGCAACCGCTGTATTTCCGCGGCGGCAACAGTTCGGGCGAGCTGATCTCGGTGACCCTGATGCGCGACGGTCAGCCCATGCGCGTCTTCCCGATGGGGGCGCGCTCGTCGGTCAACGTGCCGCTCCGCGTGGTGGAGGACGTGGATCCCGATTCCACCCTGGAACTGGTGTTGGCCGCACCGGAGGGAACCTCGGGCGAGGTCGTCATCGACTTCGGCATGGTCGTCTTCTGA
- a CDS encoding glycosyltransferase, whose amino-acid sequence MTVNRPDEAAAGRHIAIVLYGSRGDIQPGICLALELQHRGHRVSVLAPPELVDLARSAGVGQVRPVGLDAHQAWSSDAAVAAQRHRNPLVRLRFTLSTVRAGFAAFDDALIAEFLADRAPLADVDLLVVAPLCQERGLAVAERLDVGLVVLRYGPMSENGVVGSIPGLTAHWSVAWKRRSWRIADRLTWVATGWHANAFRRSIGVPRARGPLSRRLGALGVPQLQAYDAELFPGLADDWGETKPITGFFDLPPENRAKLGEMTTDSTDLANWLVEGEPPLFVTFGSMSPAARDRGVAVFREVARGLGLRCLIAGETTHGVDPDDDGVFAVGAVDHATVLPRCAAAVHHGGAGTTAASLRAGLPTLVCSVTADQPFWGQSVRALRVGDTTRLPNLTPASATAGLEAVLAAPVRAAAQQLAARMVQPEKAVAVAADIVEARARPR is encoded by the coding sequence GTGACCGTGAACAGACCGGACGAGGCCGCTGCGGGCAGGCACATCGCAATCGTGTTGTACGGCAGCCGCGGTGACATCCAGCCCGGTATCTGCCTGGCACTCGAACTCCAGCACCGTGGCCACCGGGTGTCGGTGCTCGCCCCGCCCGAACTGGTGGATCTGGCGCGATCGGCGGGGGTCGGGCAGGTGCGTCCGGTAGGACTGGACGCCCACCAGGCGTGGTCGTCGGATGCGGCCGTCGCGGCACAGCGACATCGAAACCCGCTGGTACGTCTACGTTTCACGCTGTCCACCGTCCGTGCCGGTTTCGCGGCGTTCGACGATGCGTTGATCGCCGAGTTCCTCGCCGATCGTGCACCGCTCGCCGACGTCGATCTGCTCGTCGTGGCACCCCTCTGCCAGGAGCGGGGGCTGGCCGTCGCCGAGCGGCTCGACGTCGGACTCGTGGTGCTGCGGTATGGTCCGATGTCGGAAAACGGAGTGGTGGGGTCGATTCCGGGCCTGACAGCTCATTGGTCGGTCGCGTGGAAGCGGCGGTCGTGGCGGATCGCCGATCGGCTCACCTGGGTGGCCACGGGATGGCACGCCAACGCCTTCCGGCGCAGCATCGGGGTGCCGAGGGCACGAGGTCCGCTGTCACGTCGGCTCGGAGCGCTCGGCGTCCCGCAACTCCAGGCGTACGACGCCGAGCTGTTTCCCGGGCTCGCCGACGACTGGGGCGAGACCAAGCCGATCACCGGATTCTTCGACCTGCCGCCGGAGAATCGTGCCAAACTGGGTGAGATGACCACCGACAGTACAGATCTGGCGAACTGGCTGGTCGAAGGTGAGCCCCCGCTGTTCGTCACCTTCGGCAGCATGTCACCGGCCGCCCGTGACCGAGGTGTGGCCGTGTTCCGTGAGGTCGCCCGAGGGTTGGGGCTGCGTTGCCTGATCGCCGGCGAGACCACCCACGGCGTCGATCCCGATGACGACGGAGTCTTCGCGGTCGGCGCCGTGGATCACGCAACGGTACTTCCCCGATGTGCCGCTGCGGTGCACCACGGTGGTGCGGGAACCACCGCCGCATCGCTGCGGGCGGGCCTGCCGACTCTGGTCTGCTCGGTGACCGCCGACCAACCGTTCTGGGGGCAGTCCGTGCGCGCCCTACGGGTGGGTGACACGACACGCTTGCCGAACCTCACCCCGGCGTCCGCGACGGCCGGTCTGGAAGCGGTTCTGGCGGCGCCGGTCCGGGCCGCGGCTCAGCAACTCGCCGCCCGAATGGTGCAGCCGGAGAAGGCCGTCGCCGTGGCGGCCGACATCGTCGAGGCGCGCGCCCGGCCGCGCTGA
- a CDS encoding SDR family oxidoreductase — MSSIFISGGAAGIGLATAERFSREGWTVGVYDVSADALSKVKANHPEWIVGELDVRDDKQWADALADFTSQTGGHLDVLDNNAGILVEGPLHEISADAVRRQIEIDALGVALGAQAAYPYLKVTPGAHLVNIASASAIYGQPGIATYSATKFFVGGLTEALELEWEHDDIRVVGIWPLWAKTALADNDAKSTKTLGVRITPEQVAEKVWESVHPTRQDKLLHRTSYSVGAQTLFLGNAAKFIPNFLNRAVNKYIAQ; from the coding sequence ATGTCATCGATCTTCATCTCGGGCGGCGCCGCGGGTATCGGACTGGCGACCGCGGAGCGATTCTCCCGGGAAGGCTGGACGGTCGGCGTCTACGACGTATCGGCGGATGCGCTGTCGAAGGTGAAGGCGAATCACCCCGAGTGGATCGTCGGCGAACTCGACGTCCGCGACGACAAGCAGTGGGCCGATGCGCTCGCCGACTTCACCTCGCAGACCGGCGGTCACCTCGATGTGCTCGACAACAACGCCGGCATCCTCGTCGAGGGACCGTTGCACGAGATCTCGGCGGACGCCGTTCGACGACAGATCGAGATCGACGCCCTCGGCGTCGCGCTGGGCGCGCAGGCCGCCTACCCCTATCTGAAGGTGACCCCGGGCGCCCACCTCGTCAACATCGCGTCGGCGTCCGCGATCTACGGGCAACCCGGCATCGCGACCTACAGCGCGACCAAGTTCTTCGTCGGCGGCCTCACCGAAGCGCTCGAACTGGAGTGGGAGCACGACGACATCCGCGTCGTCGGCATCTGGCCGCTGTGGGCGAAGACGGCACTCGCCGACAACGACGCGAAGTCGACGAAGACGCTCGGCGTCCGCATCACCCCCGAGCAGGTCGCGGAGAAGGTGTGGGAGTCGGTCCATCCGACCCGGCAGGACAAATTGCTGCATCGCACGAGCTACTCGGTGGGCGCGCAGACCCTGTTCCTCGGGAATGCCGCGAAGTTCATCCCGAACTTCCTCAATCGGGCCGTCAACAAGTACATCGCCCAGTAG
- a CDS encoding FAD-dependent oxidoreductase → MFVITQSCCSDAACVSVCPVNCIHPTPEERGFGSSDILHIDPEACIDCGACADACPVDAIYPADKLGERDKVFIDINADFYKTNSDITSGWKQVEYPEIPKLPAGLRVALVGTGPSGGYALRTILDRTEAQVTVIDKLPTPGGLVRAGVAPDHPGTKGVLRGFDLLYRDPRVTMATNVEVGVEPGQVTPAELAEHFDAVFYAVGASESRCLGIPGEDLAGSTSATDLVAWYNAVPGSSAPPIPVDGTGRAVVVGTGNVALDVARILVSPPELLATTDIADRALRILEQQNIHEVVVLGRRDQASAAYTSAEYRALSTIPGVEVVVHDDPDSELPDLSSAPDPSRRRIVFVFHTTPEEIVGADRVDGLTVQTGSNRHHIATDLVVRSIGYRSTPIAGLPFDEERGVFPNLDGRMVDDNGEIIPGSYVLGWAKRGPSGGIGANKVCAEGTVEDFLRDAVEGRLDRSTRDAKAFTALLRKRSRHVIGYRGMRAIDVSERRRGLLEGRPRVKYTEVSEMVGAAGRFNRASR, encoded by the coding sequence ATGTTCGTCATCACCCAATCCTGCTGCAGCGACGCCGCGTGCGTGTCCGTGTGTCCGGTCAACTGCATCCACCCGACCCCGGAGGAGCGCGGTTTCGGTAGCTCCGACATCCTGCACATCGATCCGGAGGCCTGCATCGATTGCGGCGCCTGCGCGGACGCGTGCCCGGTGGATGCCATCTACCCGGCCGACAAACTCGGCGAGCGCGACAAGGTCTTCATCGACATCAATGCGGACTTCTACAAGACCAACAGCGACATCACCTCCGGGTGGAAGCAGGTGGAGTATCCGGAGATCCCGAAACTCCCTGCGGGACTGCGGGTTGCGTTGGTCGGCACGGGTCCGTCGGGGGGCTATGCGCTTCGTACCATCCTCGACCGCACCGAGGCGCAGGTGACGGTGATCGACAAACTGCCGACGCCGGGCGGCCTGGTCCGAGCCGGTGTCGCGCCCGACCACCCCGGCACCAAGGGCGTGCTCCGCGGGTTCGACCTTCTCTATCGCGATCCGAGGGTGACGATGGCGACCAACGTCGAGGTGGGTGTCGAGCCCGGTCAGGTCACGCCCGCCGAACTCGCCGAGCACTTCGACGCGGTGTTCTACGCGGTCGGCGCGAGCGAGTCGCGGTGCCTGGGTATCCCGGGCGAGGATCTGGCCGGCTCGACGTCGGCGACCGATCTGGTGGCCTGGTACAACGCCGTCCCGGGCTCGTCGGCACCGCCGATCCCGGTCGACGGCACAGGTCGCGCGGTCGTGGTGGGTACCGGAAACGTCGCGCTGGACGTGGCCCGGATCCTGGTGTCGCCGCCGGAGTTGCTGGCCACCACCGACATCGCCGATCGCGCACTGCGCATCCTCGAGCAGCAGAACATCCACGAGGTCGTCGTGCTGGGCCGGCGTGACCAGGCGTCGGCCGCCTACACGTCGGCGGAATACCGTGCGCTGTCGACCATTCCGGGCGTCGAGGTCGTCGTGCACGACGACCCGGACAGCGAGTTGCCGGATCTGTCCTCGGCGCCGGATCCGAGCCGACGCCGCATCGTGTTCGTCTTCCACACCACACCCGAGGAGATCGTCGGGGCCGATCGGGTGGACGGCCTGACCGTGCAGACCGGATCGAACCGTCACCACATCGCCACCGACCTGGTCGTGCGCTCCATCGGTTACCGATCCACTCCCATCGCCGGACTCCCGTTCGACGAGGAGCGCGGTGTCTTCCCGAACCTCGATGGCCGGATGGTCGACGACAACGGCGAGATCATCCCGGGTTCCTATGTCCTCGGTTGGGCCAAGCGTGGCCCGAGCGGCGGCATCGGTGCCAACAAGGTCTGCGCCGAGGGGACCGTCGAGGATTTCCTCCGGGATGCCGTCGAGGGCCGGCTCGATCGCTCGACGCGCGATGCGAAGGCATTCACCGCGCTGCTGCGCAAGCGGAGCAGGCATGTCATCGGCTACCGCGGGATGCGTGCCATCGACGTCAGTGAGCGTCGTCGTGGGCTGCTCGAGGGGCGGCCCCGGGTGAAGTACACCGAGGTCTCGGAGATGGTCGGCGCGGCGGGGCGTTTCAACCGCGCGTCGCGCTGA
- a CDS encoding AurF N-oxygenase family protein yields MTAAMERTQSDGATPDSARPDNVVSMRDQGPSEVSERLLASAARLSRNAMTEIEWSEPMDPTKYGCSPEWSSLYGTAYWNELTEEQRISVTRHEFASIMNIGIWFEMILQEMVIRDQYLGAYHDPEFQFALTEVADECRHSIMFAKASQKMVGTSYKPTKRVGRLGKLFKRTAKNEVAYAGILVAEEVLDVFQRGCMRDDRVLPFIRTVNEIHVLEESRHMKFAREEVRESMEGVGWARRQFSALYVALGAYFIVTSLVQKKAFADAGLDADRAVAEMNSNSHFQSMIRSSCAHLMEFLDDVGLLTKPAMRFYRKAHML; encoded by the coding sequence ATGACCGCAGCGATGGAACGGACGCAGAGCGACGGGGCAACACCCGACTCGGCTCGCCCGGACAACGTCGTCAGCATGCGTGATCAGGGGCCGAGCGAGGTCTCCGAGCGTCTTCTCGCCTCGGCCGCCCGGCTGTCCCGGAACGCGATGACCGAGATCGAGTGGTCGGAGCCGATGGACCCGACCAAGTACGGGTGTAGCCCCGAGTGGTCGTCGCTCTACGGCACCGCCTATTGGAACGAGCTGACCGAGGAGCAGCGGATCTCGGTGACGCGTCACGAGTTCGCCTCGATCATGAACATCGGCATCTGGTTCGAGATGATCCTGCAGGAGATGGTCATCCGCGACCAGTATCTCGGCGCGTACCACGATCCGGAGTTCCAGTTCGCCCTCACCGAGGTCGCCGACGAATGCCGGCATTCGATCATGTTCGCGAAGGCATCGCAGAAGATGGTCGGCACGTCGTACAAGCCGACCAAGAGGGTCGGTCGCCTGGGCAAACTGTTCAAGCGGACCGCCAAGAACGAGGTCGCCTACGCCGGAATCCTGGTCGCCGAAGAGGTGCTCGACGTCTTCCAGCGCGGTTGCATGCGTGACGATCGCGTGCTCCCGTTCATCCGCACCGTCAACGAGATCCACGTTCTCGAGGAATCGCGGCACATGAAGTTCGCGCGCGAGGAGGTCCGCGAGTCGATGGAGGGTGTCGGCTGGGCACGCCGCCAGTTCAGCGCGCTCTATGTGGCTCTCGGCGCGTACTTCATCGTCACGAGCCTGGTGCAGAAGAAGGCCTTCGCCGATGCCGGTCTCGACGCCGATCGCGCTGTCGCGGAGATGAACTCGAACTCGCACTTTCAGTCGATGATCCGCAGCAGCTGCGCGCATCTCATGGAGTTCCTCGACGACGTCGGGCTGCTCACCAAGCCGGCCATGCGGTTCTACCGGAAAGCGCACATGCTCTGA